The Scomber japonicus isolate fScoJap1 chromosome 8, fScoJap1.pri, whole genome shotgun sequence genome has a segment encoding these proteins:
- the nexmifb gene encoding neurite extension and migration factor, whose product MDVLTDSSLTLIVKTSEPENANAAEDTGICEQSGDLSLCRLVDAALPPSSPHPATETSQQACPPHQRTTPTSATLALPLGTDPSLGLTEAPSPPAHEAPTVVSHLHHTPSPTSLPTPAVSSWSPTGDTEKTSLPLTVAIPLSATMMEPGTVSALTEECLLQPTRTCLGCFIETRDATDRNSIQNPSHDPNTNSDSDTGLSVRIGDVSREDFSDINNISIQCLSHAGEAVSHYGEQLLSDQLLSFPLPKAPGEGKRVDGNKTTEDCDDPEDDTTAKNLYEGLLLDKVSGEEVLLANAGQDWGYFESFISESKMELLDLCSKNELSVNLFSEEDVDNLFDDEDDDSTLSSDVCSLKIRYESFQDNMREKTNVLQEETQFNFFPSVLANCAKKEEGGGVLRRTAEELQPKTDELILETGLEEKAGDCSGRSPLDGSQGSPMSTPKVNYLMDFNSTEESGEFSDDSSCTGSSSDTLQEGKFKKGHSKRFLSPSNPLNYGLRSKRKVRYSDDYLYDVDSLESEKNAEKKEKAPSGQKEEEDVDWCPKKRRKSCRKEPPVVIKYIIINRFKGERLMSVKLGKLDSVDATVSLNADTVSKYETLAPLKDFWQERQRERQEQLKLAARDKQQRGFHLNGRHHRPFNSSHPKRKYKIANRLKVQRIQTVEQSATAQGSPLSDQSHGGVTKEAATPTVGGIIAAPGLPVTLDTNSITHTVTAKSRSQEREEREGRRLGGNKTVRIRKFKSEARLRSKKMKEAEGEEGRSVTNETDACVTAAQTEDPTTGLEEAGMSSTTVKPHFSDNATTAHTSEEKFPFVSSTGSPDKAPSSEEVEAGVPVIPGGYLQTLLDATDSSSGATISYFPQQPSRQQYPLGLSLEEKQFSSLQLAQSCVLSPPSESELQQSPQNCPSFPQMWHPQLCASHSQNFGPETPETPILPNNFPATVPLNDNLPVSNYSQLSPEADRLLYEKSYLTDAGLQTGADLQVCQSACVEGQVQYQRGSLCTDNGRLISYDSVGSLSASSSNYSSLSLKSCEREGEEEGRDSFLAHCSPKVVIQQSVDALTPLRESSDLLDISNFTPDKFRHSSLSELSPPETPNLSPQVVGREMKMAGNVGEYQDVNDMTMECNREVKWNCDVMQQQEPTANAYTVEDNQFPLHNFNSQDVLCLDKKELGVTEFEEQTGEIAGAKSIKSKRKGNYKQSAAGQSPKKVRAPRAAKSEKVKTPKQNSRSTKKIKAMLEGKAAKNQAGGCGTGLTDSSSTGDWSGPGWSESNSLVGDDQREFEEPSNILSNIVSGMAEVQRFMMASIEPLWNPMSEACMPSEANSLNLKTLKILAGTEADLKKKGAALTGAGRGRKAGGKGGKNQAKFNPSHPLFPQLALGCNMFDKPNFINPGPAHKKLYRHKTSAKFPRIETLKGKRAERDPNKDIALMTSFEKLR is encoded by the coding sequence GCATATGTGAGCAGAGTGGCGACCTGAGTCTGTGCAGACTCGTTGATGCtgctctccctccatcctcacctcATCCTGCCACAGAGACTTCACAGCAGGCCTGCCCACCGCACCAGAGGACCACGCCTACATCAGCAACCCTTGCCCTCCCCCTTGGCACTGATCCCTCTCTGGGCCTGACAGAAGCCCCATCCCCTCCCGCCCATGAAGCTCCAACTGTAGTCTCCCACCTTCACCACACTCCCAGTCCCACATCACTTCCCACCCCTGCTGTAAGCTCCTGGAGCCCAACAGGAGATACCGAGAAGACTTCCCTTCCGCTGACCGTTGCCATTCCTCTGTCAGCTACAATGATGGAGCCTGGCACTGTTTCTGCCCTGACAGAGGAGTGTCTCCTTCAGCCGACCCGCACATGTCTCGGCTGCTTCATTGAGACTCGTGATGCCACTGACCGTAATTCCATCCAAAACCCATCCCATGATCCTAATACCAACTCTGATTCAGACACTGGGCTAAGTGTACGGATAGGGGATGTGAGCCGAGAGGACTTCTCTGACATCAACAACATCAGCATCCAGTGCCTGAGCCATGCGGGGGAGGCAGTGAGTCACTACGGAGAACAGCTCCTCTCTGACCAGCTACTTAGCTTTCCTCTGCCGAAAGCCCCAGGTGAGGGCAAGAGAGTGGatggaaacaaaacaacagaggaCTGTGATGACCCAGAGGATGATACAACAGCTAAGAACTTGTATGAGGGACTGTTACTGGACAAAGTGAGCGGAGAGGAGGTTCTGCTGGCTAATGCTGGCCAGGACTGGGGTTACTTTGAATCTTTTATCAGTGAGAGTAAGATGGAACTGCTGGACCTTTGTTCTAAGAATGAGCTGTCAGTCAACCTCTTTTCTGAGGAAGATGTTGACAATCTatttgatgatgaagatgatgactcTACTTTAAGCAGTGACGTTTGTTCATTGAAGATTCGTTATGAGTCTTTTCAGGATAACATGagggaaaaaacaaatgtgctcCAGGAGGAGACCCAGTTTAACTTTTTCCCCAGTGTCCTGGCCAACTGTgccaagaaagaagaaggagggggggtcTTGAGGAGGACTGCTGAGGAGCTTCAGCCCAAAACTGACGAGCTCATCCTGGAGACGGGACTGGAGGAAAAGGCTGGGGACTGCAGTGGTAGGAGCCCACTTGATGGCTCCCAAGGTTCACCCATGTCAACTCCCAAAGTCAACTACCTAATGGACTTCAATTCAACGGAGGAGTCAGGCGAATTCAGTGATGACAGCTCCTGCACTGGCTCCTCCTCAGACACCCTGCAGGAGGGCAAATTTAAGAAAGGCCATTCCAAAAGATTCCTCAGCCCCTCCAATCCTCTCAACTATGGCTTACGCTCCAAGAGAAAGGTTCGATACAGTGATGATTACTTGTATGATGTTGACTCGCTTGAGAGTGAGAAGAatgcagagaaaaaagagaaagctcCATCTGgtcagaaagaggaggaggatgtagaCTGGTGCCCCAAAAAACGGCGGAAATCATGCCGTAAAGAGCCACCTGTGGTTATCAAGTACATCATCATCAACAGGTTTAAAGGAGAGAGACTCATGTCAGTGAAACTGGGCAAGTTGGACTCTGTGGATGCTACTGTGAGCTTAAATGCCGACACAGTAAGCAAATATGAGACACTGGCTCCTCTGAAGGATTTCTGGCAggagaggcaaagagagagacaggaacagCTTAAGCTGGCTGCCAGAGATAAACAACAACGCGGTTTTCATCTAAACGGACGCCATCATCGCCCTTTTAATTCTAGTCATCCCAAAAGGAAATACAAGATTGCAAACAGGCTTAAGGTTCAGAGGATTCAAACTGTGGAGCAATCAGCAACAGCACAGGGCTCCCCTCTCTCTGATCAGAGCCATGGAGGTGTCACTAAAGAGGCGGCCACCCCCACGGTAGGGGGAATAATAGCAGCCCCAGGCCTCCCAGTCACATTAGACACAAACTCCATCACGCACACAGTCACAGCCAAGAGCCGCTcccaggagagggaggagagggaggggaggagattgggaggaaataaaacagtcagGATAAGGAAATTCAAAAGCGAAGCCAGGCTGAGGagcaagaaaatgaaagaagcagaaggagaggaggggaggagcgTGACAAATGAAACGGATGCCTGTGTCACTGCGGCACAGACTGAGGACCCTACTACTGGGTTAGAAGAGGCAGGAATGAGCTCCACTACAGTCAAACCCCATTTCTCTGACAATGCCACCACAGCTCACACATCTGAGGAGAAATTCCCCTTTGTTTCGTCCACTGGCTCTCCTGACAAAGCTCCCTCCTCTGAGGAGGTGGAGGCGGGTGTCCCTGTCATCCCAGGGGGCTACCTGCAGACCCTGTTAGATGCCACAGACTCCTCCAGTGGAGCAACTATCTCTTATTTTCCCCAGCAGCCCTCTCGGCAGCAGTATCCTCTGGGACTGTCCCTAGAGGAAAAACAGTTTTCTTCACTGCAGCTCGCTCAGAGCTGCGTCCTATCTCCTCCCTCTGAGTCTGAGCTCCAGCAGTCTCCCCAGAACTGCCCCAGCTTTCCCCAGATGTGGCACCCACAGCTTTGCGCAAGTCACAGCCAGAACTTTGGGCCTGAGACCCCTGAGACTCCCATCTTACCCAACAACTTCCCAGCTACTGTGCCCCTGAATGACAACCTACCAGTGTCTAACTACAGCCAGCTGAGCCCTGAGGCTGACAGGCTGCTTTATGAGAAGAGCTACCTGACTGACGCTGGGCTGCAGACTGGAGCAGATCTGCAAGTGTGTCAGTCTGCCTGTGTGGAGGGCCAGGTGCAATACCAGAGAGGGTCCCTATGCACAGACAATGGCAGGCTCATCAGCTATGACTCAGTGGGCTCTCTGTCGGCCTCCTCCAGCAATTACAGCTCCCTCAGCCTCAAATCTTGTGAGcgagagggtgaggaggagggcaGAGATAGCTTCTTAGCACATTGCAGTCCTAAAGTGGTGATTCAGCAAAGTGTGGATGCCCTTACCCCACTCAGGGAGTCCTCAGACCTGCTGGATATCTCCAACTTCACCCCTGACAAATTTAGACACTCATCATTGTCAGAGCTTTCTCCTCCTGAGACCCCCAACCTGTCCCCCCAGGTGGTGGGGCGGGAGATGAAGATGGCAGGGAACGTTGGAGAATACCAGGATGTGAATGATATGACTATGGAATGCAACAGGGAGGTAAAGTGGAACTGTGATGTTATGCAGCAACAGGAGCCCACAGCAAATGCATACACAGTGGAAGACAACCAGTTTCCGCTGCACAACTTTAACAGTCAGGATGTCTTATGTTTAGATAAAAAGGAGCTGGGTGTTACAGAATTTGAAGAACAGACTGGTGAGATAGCTGGTGCAAAAAGCATTAAGTCAAAGAGGAAAGGTAATTACAAACAGTCAGCTGCAGGACAGAGCCCAAAGAAAGTCCGGGCCCCCAGAGCTGCCAAGTCAGAAAAGGTGAAGACCCCCAAACAGAACTCACGTTCTACCAAAAAGATAAAGGCCATGTTAGAGGGTAAGGCAGCAAAGAACCAGGCAGGTGGCTGTGGCACAGGCCTGACTGATAGTAGCAGCACTGGAGACTGGTCTGGCCCCGGCTGGTCAGAGAGCAACAGTCTGGTAGGGGACGACCAGAGAGAATTTGAAGAGCCCTCTAATATTCTGTCCAACATTGTCTCTGGCATGGCTGAGGTCCAGAGATTTATGATGGCCTCTATTGAGCCACTGTGGAATCCCATGTCTGAGGCCTGCATGCCCTCTGAGGCCAATAGCCTCAACCTAAAGACCCTCAAAATATTGGCAGGCACAGAAGCTGATCTGAAGAAAAAAGGAGCTGCGCTAACAGGGGCTGGGAGAGGCAGAAAGgcaggaggaaagggaggaaagaaccaGGCCAAATTCAACCCCTCACATCCCTTATTCCCTCAACTAGCTCTGGGCTGTAACATGTTTGATAAACCCAACTTTATTAACCCTGGGCCTGCACACAAAAAGCTGTACCGCCACAAGACCAGTGCAAAGTTCCCTCGGATTGAGACACTGAAGGGGAAGCGAGCTGAGAGAGACCCAAATAAGGACATTGCACTGATGACCTCTTTTGAGAAACTGAGGTAA